The Solibacillus isronensis genome contains the following window.
AGTCTTCATAAAACCGTCCATGCCATCCAATTTGAATTTGTTGTTCCATGACAACTTCCCCCTTTAAAATTTGCATAGTCTTTCTGTATATTGTATATTGGATCCAAAATACAACACATAATGAGGTGTTTTTATGAAATTTGATCATGATTTAACTGCCGAAACATTGCCCTCGAAAATTTACCGGATCCTGCGCGAAGCGATTATAAAAGGTCAGCTGCAGCCAGGTGAACGCCTAGTACAGGATGAATTGGCGAAGACATTAAACGTTAGCAGAATGCCAATCCGAGAAGCTATAAAACAATTGGCTGCTGAAGGCTATGTTACAGTTGAGCCGCATAAAGGGGCTGTCGTTAAACAATTTACAATACACGAACTGGAAGAGATTTATTTTTTACGAGCAAAATTTGAACCGATGGCGGCTGCTGAAAGTTTGAAATTAATGTCACCACAACTAGTAATACAATTGCGTGAGCTAAACGAGAAAATGAAGAAAACGGATGATACAGATGAATATGTCCAACTTAATATTCAATTTCATCATCTGTTAATAAAAGATTGTCCTTGGGGGAAATTAAATAGCATTATTGAAAATTTGTGGACCGGTTTCCCTCAGCAAACACCACATCTTTTACCTAACCAGATTGCCACTTCCATTAATGAACACGATTTAATGGTGGAAGCTTTGGCTAACAATAATATTGAGCTTACATGCCAATTGCTCGAACAACATATTACACGTGCAAAATATGATGTTCTTAAAAACTTTATTCAATAAATTCTATTAATCTTAAAATATTGTATCCAATATCCTATTTTCTCGAATATAACAAAATATTCTCGTTTTGTAAAACAAATTACTAAATTTTCTGAAATGTTTTTTGCGCAGAAAAGAAAAAAAGTGTGTTGGAATTATTGATTCAACACACTTTTTAATTTATATTTAATTATTTTACAGTAATGACTTCTAGGCCACCCATATATGGACGTAACACTTCCGGAATAACAACAGAACCATCTTCTTGTTGGTAATTTTCCAGAATTGCTGCCACTGTACGACCAATTGCTAGACCTGAACCGTTTAACGTGTGAACGAATTCCGGTTTTGCACCTGCTTCACGACGGAAACGGATATTGGCACGACGCGCTTGGAAATCTTCGAAGTTTGAACATGAAGAAATTTCGCGGTACATGTTTTGAGCAGGAATCCATACTTCTAAATCGTACTTCTTCGCAGCTGTGAATCCTAAATCTGCTGTACACATTTTTAATTTACGGTATGGTAAACCTAAAAGCTGTAATACCTTTTCAGCATGACCAGTTAAAATTTCAAGTTGCTCATAAGATTCTTCCGGTTTAACGAAGCGCACTAATTCTACTTTATTGAACTGGTGCTGACGGATCAGTCCACGTGTATCACGACCAGCAGATCCTGCTTCTGAACGGAAATTAGCGCTGAATGCAGAGAAAGCTTGAGGAAGCATATCTGCTGATAAAATTTCATCACGGTAGTAGTTTGTTACCGGAACTTCCGCAGTTGGAATCAAGTAATAATCCATTTCATCTTCTTCACGAACTAATTTAAATACATCTTCTTCAAACTTCGGTAATTGGCCTGTACCTGTCAGTGAATCGCGGTTAACGATTTGCGGTGGCAGCATTTCTGTATAGCCATGCTGATCTGAATGAAGATCCATCATGAAGTTCAGTAAAGCACGCTCTAAACGTGCACCTAAACCTTTATAGAATAAGAAACGGCTTCCCGTAACTTTAGCTCCGCGCTCAAAGTCCACGATATCTAAATCTTTTGCAATATCCCAGTGTGCCTTCGTTTCAAAATCAAATGCCGGCACATCGCCCCAAGTGTATTCTTCCACGTTGTCATCTTCTTCTGTGCCAACAGGTACTGATTCATGCGGGATATTCGGCAAACGCATCATCATATTTTTAAATTCATCTTCAATTGCGTTTAACTCAGCATCCAATGCTTTAATTTCATCGCCTACTTCACGCATACGTGCAATCACTTCTGTTGCATCTTCTTTGTTGCGCTTCATTACAGAAATTTGTTCAGACACTTTATTGCGCTCTGCTTTCAATACTTCTGTTTTTGCGATTAACTCACGACGTTTTGTATCTAAGTTTTCAAAGTTATCCAGATTTCCTAAATCCTCATTACGTGTAAGAAGCATACGTTTTACTTCTTCAAAATTATCACGGACGCGTTTAATATCTAACATAATTTATTTTTCCTCCTCAAATTTATGAAATGATGATCCTGAGCACTTTAACGCGTTAATGTATTAGCGGAGTAAATACAAAAAAGCCCTCAATCCCTATGAAAGGGACGAGAGCTACCCGCGTTGCCACCCTAATTGAATAGAAAAATCTATTCCTCTTAACAATTAACGACTTTGGTAAGCCGGCTTCCACCTACTGTTATTTCGGAAAAAGCATCTCAAGGACGGATTCACAAGTGTTTTTATCAGCTTCCACCGACCGCTGACTCTCTAAAAAAAACGTGCTTGCTACTACTTCCTATCATCGAATTCATTTATAAATTTAACCATACTGTACTATAAAACCATATACATTTGCAAGTTCCGATGAAAACATTCACTAATTTTCTACATCATGCTATACTTTTCTGACGCTATTAATATTAGATAAAATTGAAATTTCATTAAGGTTACATAAGGAGGAAATGACGATGCTTTTCTTTCAACTTCATAAGGACCATACAATTCCGCTATATGAACAACTTTATATCGG
Protein-coding sequences here:
- a CDS encoding GntR family transcriptional regulator; protein product: MKFDHDLTAETLPSKIYRILREAIIKGQLQPGERLVQDELAKTLNVSRMPIREAIKQLAAEGYVTVEPHKGAVVKQFTIHELEEIYFLRAKFEPMAAAESLKLMSPQLVIQLRELNEKMKKTDDTDEYVQLNIQFHHLLIKDCPWGKLNSIIENLWTGFPQQTPHLLPNQIATSINEHDLMVEALANNNIELTCQLLEQHITRAKYDVLKNFIQ
- the serS gene encoding serine--tRNA ligase; translated protein: MLDIKRVRDNFEEVKRMLLTRNEDLGNLDNFENLDTKRRELIAKTEVLKAERNKVSEQISVMKRNKEDATEVIARMREVGDEIKALDAELNAIEDEFKNMMMRLPNIPHESVPVGTEEDDNVEEYTWGDVPAFDFETKAHWDIAKDLDIVDFERGAKVTGSRFLFYKGLGARLERALLNFMMDLHSDQHGYTEMLPPQIVNRDSLTGTGQLPKFEEDVFKLVREEDEMDYYLIPTAEVPVTNYYRDEILSADMLPQAFSAFSANFRSEAGSAGRDTRGLIRQHQFNKVELVRFVKPEESYEQLEILTGHAEKVLQLLGLPYRKLKMCTADLGFTAAKKYDLEVWIPAQNMYREISSCSNFEDFQARRANIRFRREAGAKPEFVHTLNGSGLAIGRTVAAILENYQQEDGSVVIPEVLRPYMGGLEVITVK